The following are encoded in a window of Acidobacteriota bacterium genomic DNA:
- a CDS encoding carbohydrate binding family 9 domain-containing protein, which produces MKFQRCRYLCVLCCAVLSSLTLAQALGESGVANNAAPGKAKTTKIAPVLPPEKAQPVHLTRFATEPTIDGKLNDEVWATAAVFKDFLQTRPGENVAPSLQTEVRMGYDARNLYFAFRAWDEAGKVRATVAKRDNLWDDDFIWLALDTFNDRRKAYIMAFNPLGVQADGIFTEGGNINNEDYSVDIVMESKGQVVDDGYIIEVKVPFKSLRYEIGKGKAWGLHLQRTIKHKNNEQTSWMPLARNINGFLTQEGHITGIENISTERNLEIIPSLTLSESGRRVPALPVGLPVGIPALNDPGRFVNQPLNFDPGLSLKYGITPNITLDFTINPDFAQVEADQTVLTANQRFPLFFEERRPFFLEGIEIFQTALQPVHTRTIVDPDYAAKISGKRGRNTFGLMLAADRAPGNYSEDERNDPGLRADIARFLDHRAYIGVARAKHDVGRESEIGLIATSYNFIEKHNHVGGIDGRFKINPQSVFSFQVLATNSRRYFYSPDEDKNTFRTGNGFGYTATFDYTQRRYGFFATSEGRTRDYRADVGFTRRTNSNFSGLFGRLSSDPKRSQKAMLQTWRIFSRVISNYDFQGRSQQLTAGANLFMQFQKQIAVGFGGNRGYERIFEEEFGPKRASTRAGAFAGGPERSAAGNNVFVFANARPSKKYTAGVETGLSTAELDYDFGAGPRFPRISPAALANPNAALDPGAGRGVFLNANVSYQPTNPLRFSLNYTNSRLTRHDTGRLAYKDHIYSFRTTYQFTRFVFVRSRVDYSTLAARVRGQFLFGYTPNPGTSFYVGYNDDMNYRGFSPFTARYEPGFERNGRTFFIKMSYLIRKSIK; this is translated from the coding sequence CAGCCGGTGCATCTGACGCGCTTTGCGACCGAGCCGACTATTGATGGCAAGTTGAATGATGAAGTGTGGGCGACGGCGGCGGTTTTCAAAGACTTTTTGCAAACCCGGCCCGGCGAAAACGTCGCGCCCTCGCTGCAAACCGAAGTGCGGATGGGATACGACGCGCGGAATCTTTATTTCGCCTTTCGCGCCTGGGATGAAGCGGGCAAGGTGCGCGCGACCGTCGCCAAACGCGACAATCTGTGGGATGACGATTTCATCTGGTTGGCGCTCGACACCTTCAACGACCGGCGCAAGGCCTACATCATGGCCTTCAATCCGCTGGGCGTTCAGGCCGACGGCATTTTTACCGAAGGCGGCAACATCAATAACGAAGATTACAGCGTGGACATCGTGATGGAATCGAAAGGCCAGGTCGTGGATGACGGCTACATCATCGAGGTCAAGGTGCCGTTCAAATCGTTGCGCTACGAAATCGGCAAAGGCAAAGCGTGGGGCCTGCATTTGCAGCGCACGATCAAACACAAGAACAACGAACAGACTTCGTGGATGCCGCTGGCGCGCAACATCAACGGCTTCCTCACACAGGAAGGTCACATCACCGGCATCGAAAACATCTCGACCGAGCGCAATCTGGAAATCATTCCCAGCCTGACGCTGTCAGAAAGTGGCCGCCGTGTGCCCGCGCTGCCGGTGGGCTTGCCTGTTGGTATTCCCGCGCTGAACGATCCGGGCCGCTTCGTCAATCAGCCGCTCAATTTTGATCCGGGCCTGTCGCTGAAATACGGCATCACGCCGAACATCACGCTGGATTTCACGATCAATCCCGACTTTGCCCAGGTCGAAGCCGATCAAACCGTACTCACCGCCAACCAACGCTTCCCGCTTTTTTTTGAAGAGCGCCGCCCGTTCTTTTTGGAAGGCATCGAGATTTTTCAGACGGCCTTGCAGCCGGTGCATACACGCACGATTGTTGATCCTGATTACGCGGCCAAGATCAGCGGCAAGCGTGGCCGCAATACGTTTGGCTTGATGCTGGCCGCCGACCGCGCGCCCGGCAATTACAGCGAAGACGAACGCAACGATCCAGGGCTACGCGCAGACATCGCCCGGTTTCTGGATCATCGTGCTTACATCGGCGTGGCGCGCGCCAAACACGATGTCGGGCGTGAATCGGAAATTGGGTTGATCGCCACGAGTTACAACTTCATCGAAAAGCACAATCACGTGGGCGGCATTGATGGCCGCTTCAAAATCAATCCGCAATCCGTCTTTTCGTTTCAAGTGTTAGCCACCAACTCGCGCCGCTATTTTTATAGTCCCGACGAAGACAAAAACACCTTTCGCACGGGCAACGGCTTTGGGTATACCGCCACCTTCGATTACACCCAGCGGCGCTACGGCTTTTTCGCCACCAGCGAAGGCCGCACGCGCGATTACCGCGCCGATGTCGGGTTCACGCGCCGCACCAATTCCAATTTCAGCGGCCTGTTTGGGCGCCTCAGCAGCGATCCCAAACGCAGCCAGAAAGCGATGCTGCAAACCTGGCGCATTTTCAGCCGCGTGATCAGCAATTACGATTTTCAAGGCCGTTCGCAGCAACTGACTGCCGGGGCTAATCTGTTCATGCAATTCCAAAAACAGATTGCCGTCGGCTTTGGCGGCAACCGCGGTTACGAACGCATTTTTGAAGAAGAGTTCGGCCCCAAACGCGCGTCAACCCGCGCGGGCGCCTTTGCTGGCGGGCCGGAACGCAGTGCCGCCGGGAACAATGTCTTTGTGTTCGCGAATGCGCGGCCCAGCAAGAAATATACGGCAGGGGTCGAGACGGGCCTTTCGACGGCGGAACTGGATTACGACTTCGGCGCGGGGCCACGCTTCCCGCGCATTAGTCCGGCGGCCCTGGCGAATCCGAATGCAGCGCTCGATCCGGGTGCGGGACGTGGAGTTTTCTTGAATGCCAATGTTTCTTACCAGCCGACCAATCCGCTGCGCTTCTCGCTGAATTACACCAACAGCCGCCTGACGCGCCACGATACGGGGCGGTTGGCCTACAAAGATCACATCTATTCGTTCCGCACGACCTACCAATTCACGCGCTTCGTCTTTGTCCGCAGCCGTGTGGATTACTCGACCCTGGCGGCGCGAGTGCGCGGGCAATTTCTTTTTGGTTACACGCCGAATCCGGGTACTTCGTTTTATGTGGGCTACAACGACGACATGAATTATCGCGGGTTCAGCCCGTTCACTGCGCGTTACGAACCAGGTTTCGAGCGCAACGGGCGGACGTTTTTTATCAAGATGTCCTATCTGATTCGCAAGAGCATTAAGTAA
- a CDS encoding ABC transporter permease, with product MQTFWPFWPFWPFWQDVRYGLRMLTKQPGFTLIAVLTLALGIGANTAIFSVVNAVLLEALPYRAADRLVMVWEKSQRTVQNTINLGNFFDWKEQSQSFEDMAAFADFRTNLTGNGEPIEIPAQICTDNLFNVLGVQPALGRTFTADDGKQGAADVVVLSYGLWQRRFGGDPQIIGRKIILNNNENTVIGVLPASFKWHIIGNSLTNQPAELWSPWSISEQLKQRRGRFASAVARLKPGVSLTQARADMDTLQTRLIEQYKEFNTGWGITVTPLREQFAGELRPALRVLMGAVGFVLLIACANVANLLLARAAARQKEIAVRAALGAGRGRIVRQLLTESALLAMLGGAAGLLLAWWGTEALVSLSPPELGALQGLKISASVLGFTFAIALLTGVLFGLVPALEASNLKLSETLKEAGRSLGGGTRSQRLRNVLVVAEVALALVLLVGAGLLIRSFLRLQAVGTGFNPENVLTMRVALPGRRYSDDPKRINFFTQAVAQMRALPGVESAGAINYMPFAGPGAGTSFEIEGKPPSLPGQRLTTGVCVADQNFFQAMQIPLQRGRMFTEQEVKELRHVVIVNEALAKKYFPNEEALGQRLTISMKNENVPTEIIGIVADVKHAQLDKEAEPMSYWPIAELPYNAMTFVLRTKGESLALAAAARNVIQTLDPQQPVADVRTLASLLGKSIARQRFNTLLLGVFAAVALLLSAIGIYGVMAYAVTQRTHELGIRTALGASAADILRLVLGQGMRLVLAGVVLGLGAALLLTRLVKTLLFNVSTTDPLTFAGVALLLTAVALLACWLPARRAAQVDPLVALRCE from the coding sequence ATGCAAACCTTTTGGCCCTTTTGGCCCTTTTGGCCCTTTTGGCAAGACGTTCGTTACGGGCTGCGGATGTTGACGAAGCAGCCGGGCTTTACCTTGATCGCGGTGCTGACGCTGGCGCTGGGCATCGGCGCGAATACGGCGATTTTCAGCGTCGTCAACGCCGTCTTGCTCGAAGCGTTGCCGTACCGCGCTGCCGACCGCTTGGTGATGGTCTGGGAAAAGAGCCAGCGAACCGTGCAAAACACCATCAACCTCGGCAATTTCTTTGACTGGAAAGAGCAGAGCCAGAGTTTCGAGGACATGGCCGCTTTCGCCGATTTCCGCACCAACCTGACCGGCAATGGTGAACCGATTGAAATCCCCGCGCAGATCTGCACCGACAATCTGTTCAACGTGCTGGGCGTGCAACCGGCGTTGGGCCGCACCTTCACGGCAGATGATGGCAAGCAGGGCGCAGCCGATGTCGTCGTGCTCAGTTACGGGTTATGGCAGCGCCGCTTTGGCGGCGACCCGCAAATCATCGGGCGCAAAATCATCCTCAACAACAACGAAAACACCGTCATCGGCGTGCTGCCCGCCAGCTTCAAGTGGCACATCATCGGCAATTCGTTGACGAACCAGCCCGCCGAATTATGGTCGCCCTGGTCAATCTCCGAACAACTGAAACAACGGCGCGGCCGCTTTGCCAGCGCCGTCGCGCGGCTCAAACCCGGCGTGAGCCTGACGCAGGCGCGCGCCGACATGGATACGCTGCAAACGCGGCTGATTGAGCAATACAAAGAGTTCAACACCGGCTGGGGCATCACGGTCACGCCGTTGCGCGAACAGTTCGCGGGCGAATTGCGCCCTGCCTTACGTGTCTTGATGGGAGCGGTTGGCTTTGTGCTCCTGATTGCCTGTGCCAATGTCGCTAACCTGTTGTTGGCGCGAGCAGCCGCACGGCAAAAAGAAATCGCCGTGCGCGCCGCGTTGGGCGCGGGGCGTGGGCGCATTGTGCGGCAGTTGCTGACTGAAAGCGCATTGCTTGCCATGTTGGGCGGCGCGGCTGGTTTGTTGCTGGCTTGGTGGGGTACTGAGGCGTTGGTCAGTCTCAGCCCGCCGGAGTTGGGCGCCTTGCAGGGCTTGAAAATCAGCGCGTCCGTGTTGGGCTTTACCTTCGCCATTGCTTTGTTGACCGGTGTGCTGTTTGGCCTGGTTCCGGCGTTGGAAGCCTCGAACCTTAAACTCAGCGAAACCTTGAAAGAAGCGGGCCGCAGCTTGGGCGGGGGCACCCGCAGCCAGCGCTTGCGCAACGTTTTGGTGGTCGCCGAAGTTGCGCTCGCCTTGGTGTTGTTGGTCGGTGCGGGTTTGCTGATCCGCAGCTTCTTGCGCTTGCAAGCGGTTGGCACAGGATTCAATCCTGAAAACGTTTTGACCATGCGTGTGGCCTTGCCGGGTCGCCGTTACAGCGACGACCCCAAACGCATCAACTTCTTCACGCAGGCTGTCGCGCAGATGCGGGCGTTGCCGGGCGTCGAGTCCGCCGGGGCGATCAATTACATGCCTTTTGCCGGGCCGGGCGCAGGCACGAGTTTTGAGATCGAGGGCAAGCCGCCTTCTTTGCCGGGGCAACGATTGACGACGGGCGTTTGTGTCGCTGATCAAAACTTCTTCCAGGCGATGCAGATTCCGCTCCAGCGCGGGCGCATGTTCACCGAACAGGAAGTCAAAGAGCTGCGCCACGTCGTCATCGTCAACGAGGCGCTCGCCAAGAAGTATTTCCCCAACGAAGAAGCCCTGGGCCAGCGGCTCACCATTTCGATGAAAAACGAGAACGTGCCGACCGAAATCATCGGCATCGTCGCCGATGTCAAGCACGCCCAACTCGACAAAGAAGCCGAGCCGATGTCGTACTGGCCCATCGCCGAATTGCCTTACAACGCGATGACCTTTGTCTTGCGCACCAAAGGCGAGTCGCTGGCGCTGGCCGCCGCCGCGCGCAATGTCATTCAAACGCTCGATCCGCAACAGCCCGTCGCCGACGTGCGCACGCTCGCCAGCCTGCTCGGCAAATCCATCGCGCGGCAACGCTTCAACACACTGCTGCTGGGCGTGTTTGCCGCTGTCGCCTTGCTGCTCTCGGCCATCGGTATTTACGGCGTGATGGCCTACGCCGTGACGCAACGCACGCACGAACTCGGCATCCGCACGGCGCTGGGCGCTTCGGCGGCAGACATCTTGCGCTTGGTCTTGGGGCAGGGGATGCGGCTGGTCTTGGCGGGTGTGGTGCTTGGATTGGGCGCGGCGCTGTTGCTGACACGCCTGGTCAAGACGCTGCTGTTCAATGTGAGCACGACTGACCCGCTGACGTTTGCCGGTGTCGCGTTGCTGTTGACGGCGGTCGCGCTGCTGGCCTGCTGGCTGCCCGCGCGGCGTGCGGCGCAAGTAGACCCACTGGTCGCGCTGCGGTGCGAATAA
- a CDS encoding VWA domain-containing protein, translated as MTWQPALPFTIEEIMHFTLRNVCFVLLACSLLAVASAAQSQPDKTLSPYFFVQGDPALDHLPLKDTRVQIDVSGVIADVKVWQTYRNEGARPINARYVFPASTRAAVYAMRMKIGEQVIVAKIKEREKAKQEFEQAKAEGKSASLLEQNRPNVFSMNLANVMPVDQVEIELRYTELLVPTDGVYEVVYPTVVGPRYSSQPESSAPAEDKWVKSPYLHQGVAPNNTLHIAARISAGVPIRDFASPSHQITPQWQSATIAAVQLDNANQAQGDRDFILHYRLAGEQITSGLLLYRGQDENFFLYMAQPPQRVATADIPAREYIFVVDVSGSMDGFPLNTSKRLMRDLLGQLRPSDLFNIVLFAGDSATLAAKSLPAEQQNIAKAIRLIEQQRGSGGTELLAAIKQAMSLPRESNVSRSVVLITDGFVSGEKGVFDYIRGNLNQTNVFAFGIGTSVNRYLIEGVAKAGMGEPFIVTQEAEAPAQAAKFRDYIQTPLLTGIQVRALGFETYDVHPAQLPDLFAQRPVILFGKWRGPVSGAFELQGKTGQGNYQQRLDVAGVQPEEANRALRYLWARSSIAELSDYGAEHLDEDRVSQITALGLKYNLLTQYTSFIAVREVVRNPQGAAEDVDQPLPLPAGVSELAVGSEPEFLWLLGALLALATWMLLREQRRLV; from the coding sequence ATGACCTGGCAACCCGCGTTGCCGTTTACGATTGAGGAAATTATGCACTTCACCTTGCGGAATGTTTGTTTCGTGTTGCTGGCCTGTTCATTGCTCGCGGTGGCCAGCGCCGCGCAATCCCAACCGGATAAAACCCTCTCACCTTATTTTTTCGTGCAGGGCGATCCCGCCCTCGATCACCTGCCGCTCAAAGACACGCGCGTGCAAATTGACGTTTCGGGCGTCATCGCCGATGTGAAGGTCTGGCAGACCTATCGCAACGAAGGCGCGCGGCCTATCAATGCGCGCTATGTGTTTCCGGCTTCGACGCGCGCCGCTGTTTATGCCATGCGCATGAAAATCGGCGAGCAAGTGATCGTGGCGAAAATCAAAGAGCGCGAAAAAGCCAAACAGGAATTCGAGCAGGCCAAGGCGGAGGGGAAAAGCGCTTCGCTGTTAGAGCAAAACCGGCCCAATGTGTTTTCGATGAATCTCGCCAACGTCATGCCCGTCGATCAGGTCGAGATCGAGCTGCGTTATACCGAGTTGCTGGTACCGACCGACGGTGTCTATGAGGTTGTGTATCCAACCGTAGTTGGGCCGCGCTATTCGTCTCAACCGGAGTCTTCAGCGCCAGCCGAAGATAAATGGGTCAAGAGTCCGTATCTGCATCAGGGCGTTGCGCCGAACAACACGCTACACATTGCGGCGCGCATTTCCGCCGGTGTCCCAATTCGCGATTTTGCCAGCCCTTCGCATCAAATTACGCCGCAATGGCAGAGCGCCACAATTGCAGCGGTTCAACTGGACAATGCCAATCAGGCACAAGGCGACCGCGATTTCATCCTGCACTATCGTTTGGCGGGCGAGCAGATCACGTCGGGTTTGTTGCTTTATCGCGGCCAGGATGAAAACTTCTTTTTGTATATGGCCCAGCCGCCCCAGCGCGTCGCGACCGCCGACATCCCCGCACGCGAATACATCTTTGTGGTGGATGTTTCCGGTTCGATGGACGGGTTTCCGCTGAACACGTCCAAACGGTTGATGCGGGATTTGCTGGGGCAATTGCGTCCCAGCGATCTATTCAACATCGTTTTGTTTGCGGGTGATTCCGCCACGCTGGCGGCGAAGTCGCTGCCCGCCGAACAACAAAACATTGCGAAAGCGATTCGCCTGATCGAACAGCAGCGCGGCAGCGGTGGCACCGAATTACTGGCGGCCATCAAACAGGCCATGAGTTTGCCCCGCGAAAGCAATGTCTCGCGCAGTGTGGTGCTGATCACCGATGGTTTTGTTTCCGGCGAAAAAGGCGTCTTCGATTACATTCGCGGCAATCTGAATCAGACCAATGTCTTCGCCTTTGGCATCGGCACCTCGGTCAATCGTTACCTCATCGAAGGCGTCGCCAAGGCCGGGATGGGCGAACCCTTTATCGTCACGCAGGAAGCCGAAGCGCCCGCGCAGGCCGCCAAATTTCGCGACTACATTCAAACGCCGCTCTTAACCGGCATTCAAGTGCGCGCGCTCGGTTTTGAGACGTATGACGTGCATCCGGCCCAGCTTCCTGATTTGTTTGCGCAGCGCCCCGTGATCCTCTTCGGTAAATGGCGCGGGCCGGTCAGCGGAGCCTTTGAATTGCAAGGCAAGACTGGTCAAGGGAATTACCAACAGCGGTTGGATGTCGCTGGTGTTCAACCCGAAGAAGCCAATCGCGCGTTGCGCTATCTGTGGGCGCGGTCGAGCATCGCCGAGCTTTCCGATTACGGCGCTGAGCATCTTGACGAAGACCGCGTCAGCCAGATCACGGCGCTCGGATTGAAGTACAACCTGCTGACGCAATACACCTCCTTCATCGCCGTGCGCGAAGTCGTGCGCAATCCGCAGGGCGCGGCGGAAGACGTGGATCAACCGTTGCCGCTGCCCGCAGGTGTCAGCGAATTGGCTGTCGGCAGTGAGCCGGAATTCCTGTGGCTGTTGGGCGCGTTGCTGGCGCTGGCAACCTGGATGCTCTTGCGGGAACAAAGGCGGTTGGTATGA
- the xrtK gene encoding exosortase K gives MKREVNWKWLAQCLVVLGCGYALKRYYSSASADQLRWILAPTTALVELVSGVSFEFEAHAGYLSRERGFLIANSCAGVNFLLTAFLLLAFGRLLRNGARALAWHFIPAAALVAYLVTLLANATRIAIALQLQHAASGLGGLGGLNPAQVHRFEGIVIYFGFLLGLFVVSEKMAVGNVSSSSWLLFLPLFVYYATMLGIPLATGAYRREGAFWEHSLTVLLLPLILMLPFSAFYLLCSRKQLGARRQVGTLQFAYSHRKATNGSTRAARRAGITQASNATASSTTATAL, from the coding sequence ATGAAAAGGGAAGTGAACTGGAAATGGCTGGCGCAGTGCCTGGTGGTGCTGGGTTGTGGCTACGCGCTCAAACGCTATTATTCATCGGCCAGCGCTGACCAGTTGCGTTGGATACTGGCCCCGACGACGGCGCTGGTTGAACTGGTTAGCGGCGTTTCCTTCGAGTTTGAAGCGCACGCTGGCTACCTCAGCCGTGAGCGCGGCTTTTTGATTGCCAATTCCTGCGCGGGCGTGAACTTTTTGCTCACGGCCTTTCTGCTGCTGGCGTTCGGCAGGTTGTTGCGCAATGGTGCGCGGGCATTGGCTTGGCACTTTATCCCCGCCGCCGCCTTGGTGGCCTACCTGGTGACCCTGCTGGCTAATGCCACGCGCATCGCCATCGCCTTGCAGTTGCAACACGCGGCCTCTGGCTTGGGCGGCTTGGGCGGGTTGAATCCCGCCCAAGTGCATCGCTTTGAAGGCATCGTCATCTACTTCGGGTTTTTGCTGGGCTTGTTCGTCGTCAGCGAAAAGATGGCGGTGGGAAACGTCAGCAGCAGCAGTTGGCTTTTGTTCTTACCGCTGTTCGTCTATTACGCGACGATGCTGGGGATTCCGCTCGCCACGGGCGCTTATCGGCGCGAAGGCGCTTTCTGGGAGCACTCTCTGACAGTGTTGCTGTTGCCGCTCATCCTGATGCTTCCCTTCAGCGCGTTTTACCTGCTGTGTTCGCGCAAGCAACTTGGAGCGCGGCGGCAAGTCGGCACACTCCAATTTGCTTATTCGCATCGCAAGGCGACCAATGGATCAACCCGCGCCGCCCGCCGCGCGGGGATCACACAGGCCAGCAACGCGACAGCCAGCAGCACCACCGCCACCGCGCTATAA
- a CDS encoding ABC transporter permease, whose translation MNYLWHDLRYGARMLRKQPFFTLVAVLTLALGIGANTAIFSVVNAVLLRPLPYAEADRLVVLWGNFLKLNIERLPAKAAEYVDYREQTQSFAQVAASASEDYNLTGAGQSDQLAERLAGTRVTANLFAMLDAQPSQGRAFNDNDTQPGHDNVVIISHDLWQQRFGGAANVVGQTLRLNEQNYTIVGVMPAGFQYPHASFRFGEPAELWTPLALTTEQVAQRQPPYFLNVLARLKSGVTLGQARAELGALAQRFESQQPGYRGPNNADGGWRITATPLLEEAVGRSRFALLMLLGAVAFVLLIACANVANLLLVRATVRQRELAIRAALGASRWQIVRQLLCESLLLATLGGAGGLLLAWWGVEALAKLKLDNLPRVSETSLDWRVLGFTLLLTTLTGVLFGVLPAWQASRPNVQQILKEGGGAATRNRHWLRNALVVGEIALAMLLLVGAGLLLNSLIRVQRLKPGLDIDKLLFVELALPRERYPDAQKINAFYQDLTQRVSALPGVEQASAGNLIPLSGTVTSDPFAIEGRQLDFNHPPHAGWQLVAPNFFRTLGIPLLRGRDFTSQDVNEVAIINQTMARKYWPHEDPLGKRLSLGLPRADNPWKTIIGIVADTPQRTLESAPGADWYLPLPTRTARTTRLFMRAAGDPAALIQAVRQQVWAVDKDQPIQAATTLRTFVVGSLAPRRFNTWLLGGFAALALLLAALGIYSVLSYAVTQRTREIGVRLALGAQAGDVVRLILKQGLALALLGIGLGLAGALAGTRVLQSLLFGVRTTDPLTYSAVAVVLLAVALLACVIPARRAARVDPLVALRCE comes from the coding sequence ATGAACTACCTCTGGCATGACCTGCGTTATGGCGCGCGGATGCTGCGCAAGCAGCCGTTCTTCACGCTCGTCGCGGTGCTCACGCTGGCGCTCGGCATCGGCGCGAACACGGCGATTTTCAGCGTTGTCAACGCCGTGTTGCTGCGTCCGCTGCCTTACGCCGAGGCGGATCGGCTGGTTGTGCTGTGGGGTAATTTCCTGAAACTCAACATCGAACGGCTGCCCGCCAAAGCCGCCGAATATGTGGACTACCGCGAGCAGACGCAAAGCTTTGCGCAAGTCGCGGCCTCTGCCAGCGAGGATTACAACCTGACCGGTGCAGGTCAATCAGACCAACTGGCGGAGCGGCTGGCGGGCACGCGCGTCACAGCGAACCTGTTTGCCATGCTGGACGCACAACCAAGCCAAGGGCGGGCTTTCAATGACAACGACACTCAACCAGGCCACGACAACGTCGTCATCATCAGCCACGATCTATGGCAACAGCGCTTCGGCGGCGCGGCCAATGTCGTCGGCCAAACGCTGCGGCTGAACGAACAGAATTACACCATCGTCGGCGTGATGCCCGCCGGGTTTCAATATCCGCACGCCAGCTTCCGCTTCGGCGAACCGGCGGAATTGTGGACGCCGCTGGCGCTCACGACCGAACAAGTGGCACAGCGCCAGCCGCCGTATTTTCTGAACGTGCTCGCGCGGCTCAAATCGGGCGTGACATTGGGACAGGCGCGCGCTGAATTGGGCGCACTGGCGCAGCGCTTTGAATCGCAACAGCCAGGTTATCGCGGCCCCAACAATGCCGATGGCGGCTGGCGCATCACGGCCACCCCTTTGTTGGAAGAAGCCGTTGGACGCAGCCGATTCGCGTTGTTGATGCTGTTGGGCGCGGTGGCGTTCGTCCTATTAATTGCCTGCGCGAACGTGGCAAACCTGTTGTTGGTGCGGGCGACCGTGCGGCAACGCGAACTGGCGATTCGCGCCGCGTTAGGGGCAAGCCGCTGGCAGATTGTGCGCCAGTTATTGTGCGAGAGTTTGCTGCTCGCTACGTTGGGCGGCGCGGGTGGCTTGCTGCTGGCGTGGTGGGGCGTCGAGGCGCTTGCCAAACTCAAACTCGATAATCTGCCGCGCGTCAGCGAAACCAGTTTGGATTGGCGCGTGCTCGGCTTCACGCTGCTGCTGACAACGCTGACAGGCGTGTTGTTTGGCGTGCTGCCCGCGTGGCAGGCTTCCCGGCCCAACGTGCAGCAAATCTTGAAAGAAGGCGGCGGCGCGGCGACACGCAACCGGCACTGGTTGCGCAATGCGCTAGTCGTGGGTGAAATCGCGCTGGCGATGTTGTTGCTGGTGGGCGCAGGATTGCTGCTCAACAGTCTGATTCGCGTGCAACGTCTCAAGCCGGGTCTGGATATAGACAAGTTGCTCTTTGTCGAATTGGCACTGCCACGCGAACGCTATCCTGACGCGCAAAAGATCAACGCGTTTTACCAAGACCTAACCCAGCGCGTCAGTGCGCTGCCCGGCGTCGAACAAGCCAGTGCAGGCAATCTCATTCCGCTCAGCGGCACAGTCACCAGCGATCCCTTTGCCATCGAAGGACGCCAGCTCGATTTCAATCATCCACCCCATGCGGGCTGGCAATTGGTCGCGCCGAATTTCTTTCGCACGCTGGGCATTCCGCTGCTGCGCGGGCGCGATTTCACCTCACAAGACGTGAACGAAGTCGCGATCATCAACCAAACGATGGCGCGCAAGTATTGGCCTCACGAAGACCCGCTCGGCAAACGCCTCTCGCTCGGCCTCCCGCGCGCTGACAATCCCTGGAAAACGATCATCGGCATCGTCGCCGACACGCCGCAACGCACACTGGAATCAGCGCCAGGCGCGGATTGGTATTTGCCGCTGCCCACGCGCACCGCGCGCACCACACGCCTATTCATGCGCGCTGCCGGTGATCCCGCCGCTTTGATTCAAGCTGTGCGCCAACAGGTCTGGGCCGTAGACAAAGACCAACCCATCCAAGCCGCCACGACCTTACGCACATTCGTTGTCGGCTCGCTCGCCCCGCGCCGCTTCAACACCTGGCTGCTCGGCGGTTTTGCCGCGCTGGCCTTGCTGTTGGCGGCGCTCGGCATTTACAGCGTGCTGTCTTATGCCGTCACGCAACGCACGCGGGAAATCGGCGTGCGCCTGGCGCTGGGCGCACAGGCGGGCGATGTGGTGCGCCTGATCTTGAAACAAGGTTTGGCGCTGGCGCTGCTCGGCATTGGGCTAGGTTTGGCGGGCGCGCTGGCGGGCACGCGCGTGTTACAGAGCCTGCTGTTCGGCGTGCGCACGACCGATCCGCTGACTTATAGCGCGGTGGCGGTGGTGCTGCTGGCTGTCGCGTTGCTGGCCTGTGTGATCCCCGCGCGGCGGGCGGCGCGGGTTGATCCATTGGTCGCCTTGCGATGCGAATAA